In Hemibagrus wyckioides isolate EC202008001 linkage group LG16, SWU_Hwy_1.0, whole genome shotgun sequence, the sequence AGGAGCAGCAAcaagaggacacacacacacacagggcataGAGGTGCTCTGCCATTTAATTTTAACATCACCATCTCTGTTCTCTCAGACTTAATCACATGAACACATGTCATGATATCAGGATCACCCACACATCTGGAGCAGGTAACTGAGTGTGAGGAAGGGGATTTTAAGGCAGCACATCATGACATCTTAGGACCAACCTCACAGGTACACCACAGTATACACACCACATtgtgtaaacatttacacaatacacacctttACAATGTGGGCGTGTCATGAGCACATCAGTAATGTTTTGTTTCAGTTCTCAGTTTTAGCACTGatgaaattaaatgatttgttcTTTAATCTTAATTATCATAATTCATGTACATCACAGTACTTTCATTAATAGTTTTCATTTTTGAGATTCAGAAGCATACTCCTCTGTTTGTGCGTTTGtatgtgtaataaatgtttatttgctGTTCATTGAGACTTTAATTAAACacgttttacacacacagaaatattacatatacacacacaaaggttcAGTAACACATAAAATGAATATGTTCATGctatttgtgtataaaaatagTGCAACTTTCAGCTTTACCATATTCTGACCCAGGACAAATAGTGATGGTGAACAGAATTATGGGCTTGcttgctctgtctctcagtATGCTCCTGTTAGAAATCCTGTGCATCTGAAATGTTATAAGCGATGTGTTATATCCGAAAAGTTACAACACAGCTAATATGAACGTCACATTTAGGTTGAGTAAAACCGAGAGTATGAAGTGAGAAATATCATTTAGAAGAGAGCGCTGAGTCTAAAACTGCGTGTATTCAACACTGCTGTCTACATGCTCAAGTGTTGGACAGGTATAGGAGACAAAACTCATTTATTTCGGAGTGTGGAGCATCTGTTCAGTCTGTTGATTTTATTCTCAGTGTGcggaggagagagaaacagagcctTTCTTATCCAGCTTGATGAGCCCAAGGTGCTGCAGAGTTTTGATTGCAGCCTCGCTCACTCTCATGTTAGATTTCCTCATCTTCTGCAAGCTCAGAGGTGCTCTGGGGGGGTGGCGGCATATAGAAAACAATAATATAACAAGTTCTGATAAGACAATGGACATTACATTAACAATTCTCTGAATGGTAGAGTTATTACTTTTTCCaaaagtgtgtattagtgtgtgtacacaccTGTTCTTCTCTGAGGAGAAGTGTTCAGTCAGTTGTGTGTACAGGGCGTTGAGGTCACAGAGTTTGAGGTTTCCTCGTACGCTCAGTGGAACAGCTTCGAACTCCACGTCTTTTACGTCGTCTCTGCACTTTTCCTGTGCTGACAATCATGAACATGTCCACGTTGAATTTTCACAAGGTGTGAATGGGAACTAACAGCGATTTGGAGTTCAGCACTTTACATTATGCCTTCTTTGTTGATTGTTGTACATTATTACATTCCTAACCACAGTAATGATTAAATCCCCACACTTACAGTTAgactcctgcagtgtgtgtgcttcaGACGGCACCTAAAGGGGGGAAAACAGATTCATTCACAATAAAATTACATGAAGCCATCAGTTTAGTAATCTTACATAGAAAATTGGGTAGcaatgtttttaatcttttcttAAGGTCAAGAACTACAAAATAGAACTGACGGAGATCATACTGACTATATATAAGACATACATTGTGCAATCTAcaacctgtctctctctctctctctctctctctctatctatctatcacgcCACTAGAAGTCCTCACAGAGACTgcgtgcatgtgagtgtgtcaAACCTGTATAGACAGAGCTGTGACTGAGGAACAGAGGGAATCTCTTGCTTCCTGTTCTTCCTGTGTAAGTGGAGGAACCTGTGACAGAAACATTACAGTCATCTTTGGGAGAAACTCAGgttctgctgctgctttaaatgaCGCATCACATGGGTTACACTGGTGAatagtttagtgttgtgttagagttACCTGCGTGTCTGTTGTGTTCTGCAGCTCCTCCACCAGCTTCACCGTGGTGTTCAGATGAGATCTGATCGAATCCATTGAGCGTTTCTGCTCGGCAGCGATCTCCTCCATCTGTGTACACAGAGCGGCGTGACGGGTCTTAATGGCTGCCAGACTCTCCAGCAGCTGAACAGGATTcccctaacatacacacacacacacacacataccaaagAGCATATCGGTTACCTATGGAAGTCCACAAAGGACTggagttatttatattttctttggCGTTATACTGACATCACAAAGAGTGCAGCTTATTTTTTTCATGATGTTGAACCGTAATTAAGCGTAACTGCTGTACATCCTGCATGAGTGCATCTGTGTGCatttgaataaacaaatgacaCAAGAGGAAACAGCTGTATGCATGTCAGCATCAGATCATATCCAATCTAGTATCCGTCATTCGAGAAGGTGAGTCAGAAATCTGCTGCTTCAGCAACACGTACACGACAGAGATCCTGAACAAGGGGTCAGTTTTGCTGCCACATGAGGGACCAGGATGGTCTGCATGATGTATCAGACAGCATGAGGAAAAATAAGCTCCAGGCTAacacagaaaatgaaataaatcttcCTGGACTTCACCTTTTTCAAACAGCACCAGCTCTAATTTAAACTAAAATATTCTtacattaaattcattacagtGTCCGTCatactatatttctatattatttttttttatactatatagaaatatttttttgattAGTTCTGGATCATAAAGTTACTGAAAACATGAGCAAACATTTTTAAAGCGTGTCAGACCTCAGCGGTGCCGTTCTCCCGAGCACTCGTCATGAAATCGAACTTCAGACGCTTCTCCACATACTCGATGTCCGCCTCGGCCTTCTGGAACTAAATATACCAACAACAATtattcagaaaataaatcagaaactaATTCCTTTGTTAGAAGActaatagtatagtatagtgtttgttttttaaaataatcaaacaaacaaatgataataataacagctagaactaataaataaataaaaccttattttaaaaatgaagagAGAGTTCAAGAGcaaatatttaagaaaattaaaaaaggtAATAACAGATTATAAGACAATattagattaataaataaacaatagtaAATCATTTAGAATTTCTCAAATGGCTAAAATATAATCAATAATATATACTAAATATTCCTAAAGTACTatataatatagatagatagataacctACAATTATACTTTGGTACAGTAATCTCCATGGAATATAAAAAACTAgtataaatcaataataataataataataataataatgtggcaCAATAAGTCTATGAATACGTCAATCAAGATAAACTAAACCTGCACAGATtcttaaaactaaaataaaactaattaaaaagCAGCAtctttcataaaataaataaataaatacataactcTGGCGTCAGCATTTGAGTGGAGTTTAACCCAAACCCTGAAACCCTATAAGCAATATTGCACTACTCTGAACACAGCGCACAGCAGAGACAATACTGATAGGGTCTCAGGAATCAggaaaggacacacacacacacagatgatctCCAGCTGCCCACAGATGCTTTGACAATACTATTGCACTGCTCGCTGTGAGGTACAGTAGTGCAATGATGTCAGAGCTCCTGTACACAGCACCGGCATGGAGTGAGAAAGAGATCTCGGAGAGAAAAACCCGGCCAATGCCCTTTTAACATTGCACTGCTCTCAGAACCACGGCACCAGTAGTACAACATAAAAGGGGCActggacagatggacggacggacggacggacagtgTTTCTCCTTCTGCAGGATGGACGTTAAGAGTCAGATTGCTaagcaaaagcaaaaaaaaggcaCAGCACACACGACAAACCTGTCTCGATAGCACTTGAACACTAAAGTGACAGAATAATCCTCCTAGAACCTTCagagaatcctcacagagcctTCATACAGACCATTCACTCACTTAACTCCTCAGGAATCAGGTGTTGTAGATTTCAGAAACATCCAGAAGGCCCTGACACGcatctttatttgtttatttattgactcTCTTTCCTTCATGTCTTTCTCCCGCCTGttgctaacacacactcctgatccTGTGCTGTCATTTGGCCAGAAAAGACAGTGTTTAACTCTCTCCTCATTCTCCTTCACTGCATGACTGATATCGAATCTCTTGGTGCATTCCTAACCCTGAGCTCACCGCTGATTTGTTTACGTATACACAGTTAGTGTTGCGATACACTCCTGGATAAATGGACAAGATCCAGCAAAGTGGAACTGAATCCATTATTTTCTCCCTCCTCATGGTTTAACAAGCAGGGTTTATGGATATTCTCTTCTTAATAACTGTACAGTTACAGTGTGGAGATGTTGCACACAGTATGCTCAGCGTTTCTGTACACACATGTGGCTGGAAATCCTGGGAACAGAACTTACACCAGTCTGTGCATTAAAGCTGGGGCTCCTGCATTATCACCCCCTTTACAgcgcctctgtgtgtgtgtgtgtgtcctttccTCTACAGCGTGTTATCTCACACCGTTAACAGTATTTCACTGTTACATAAAAGgaattgtgttcattttaaacttACTTTAACGCAAACTGCACCTTTACGCTACACATACCcatgctgatgtgtgtgtgtgtgtgtatgctttcaCGTACACTGTAATCAAATAAAGttgcattttatttactgaaaCTCTGAGACCTCAAAGGTCATAGACGTGCAGCGTGCGCGCGGACCCTCGTAAGCGCGTGAGCGCGCATTCCCGGGCACGCGGGCACGGCCTCCTCGCGAGCGCGCATCATATATTCTCCTACTCGTCGTAAGGCGCGTAACAGCAAAATGAGCACTTTTATCTTCCGTGAGCCACAGTTTTTCACCttttacacactgtaacaccatTGGCGGAACGATGTACTCAGATTAGAGTCTTAGTAAATGTGTTACTTAGAAAAAATAAGCTAAGCATATGTGTTTTGGGTGAATTTTAACGCctcagagagagcgagcgagcgagcgagcgcgcgcgcgcggttAGCCAGCGTCAAGCTGAGGCGATGGACAGAATTTAGTGTCGGAACGTATGTGTAGGTAAATACGTTAAACATGAAAGACGTTTAATGATAAACGTACGTTGGCGGTTTATATCGGGATGTCTCATTTAACAGTCTGGCTGAAAgattaaataagaataaaaaaaacagagcttACCATTGCCTCCAGCTTATCAACTGCTGTCTCCATGTTGAATAGTTTACATTCCTGAAGCAGCCCCGGAAATACGGCGCGAGCAGCTAGTATAACGCGTTTTCCTATTGGCTGCGCCGCCGCGGATAGTGACAACTGATTGGTCCGTGAGGAGACGCCGCAGCGAGAGAAAGGCGGAGTTTCATAAAATGGCATTCTAACTATAGAGCGAATACCAAATCAGCCTGACTCTCTATATTAGTGCACCTCATAGCGTGTAAACTAAAGGCGTTTCTGCgccctatatagtgcactagatGTGAAATAGAACGTTAATTGGGATTCGTTCACCGGTTGGCTAGAAGTCATACAGCTATTGGATAATACATTTCAAAAGTGTGGCAAAAAATATATACGTATAGGCATATgcaatatatgtatgtatatatatatatatatatatatatatatatatatatatatatatatatatatggaagaatatatatatttcgtTTTTTAATGAGTACATTTCTTGGAATATACAAACTGTATGAATTACATTACTGCAAGGCAGTGtcattacaaatattttaaataaataaataaaaacgaaaTTTTGTCAAACACCTTAAGAGTGCGCGAGATTTCTTAAAGAGTGCGCGAGACGTGCGGATCAATTCTTACCCCGCCTTATCTAGATTTTACTTAGAATTAAGTGAAGGAATTCTGAGGTGTTCGAGGGACCAATCGCGTATCATCAGGACAAGCGCTGAACCAATCGCCACGAGTTGTCTCCAGAAATTAAGATTGACACTCCTTTTAACCAATCATATCTCgtgttttcagctttttttccGAGCTCGTGGTTCGGTTGCGCCGCTGTCTTGTTCTCGACCCGGCTGGAGGACGTTGGAGTCACAGTGAATCAGGAGGGACTCTGAggatccattttattttttatatagacagacacacacaaggtgAACACAGCAAAAATGTTTTCACGGATCGCCAGACCTTCCGCCAGCCTCGCGCGCTGTTTATCTACAACTGCTCAGGTAAAAGAAATCACACATTTAACCGAGATCGTGAGGATGGGATAAGGCGCGTGCTTAGTTATGAACGTCACCTCCATGGTGGTGAGAGTTAGCTGTGTGGCTAGCAGTCTCTAAGGTACTAATGTTGGGTGGTTCAACACAGACATTTTACAgtcgtgtatatatatatttagcattgtttaaaatgtaattttttaatgATGACCATGCTGACTGGTATGTAGCTGTTAGCTGTAAAGTTGCGTAGATTAGCATGCTGTGCTAGCTTGACATTTCCTCATCGATGGCTGAGCTGCAGAGGTGAATGCAGCATCTTTAGATCTGTGTTTTATATCTAAATAAACTTCACACAGAGGAATTAACTAACTCTGTTTTaatataattcattaaaaaaaagaagtaaagtgCTATTTAGAGCTCCTTTTTTTCGGTCCTTATTAAAGTTTAAACCTCAAATTGCACCTTCTACAATTAATTTTTAAGGATTATTTTAGACACCGAATTCACACAAAGGTTTGGATGTTTATTTGGCTTCTTATTAACATGTTAATGGCAAACTGAAGGGaggtttgttttaataaatacattgcAGATTGTGTGGAGTTGAGTTTATGTAGGAGATCTTCTTAAGGACAGGAAGAGATtggtatttcagcacagtttctaGTTACTGACTATAAAGACATGAAATGATTAAACACTAATGTATTCATTTAGGAAAATATTGAACATTTCACGTCTCTCACTGTGTCTTTATTAATATAATCAGTGTTAGGAGATGATCTGGTCTCACCTTAACCCCGTTCAAGTCGTACTGGGATTAATCCAACTCACGGGCAAACTGTCAGACTGTAAAGGTCAAAaggttaacacacacaaatacgaCACCGTGAGGTTTCGGTTTGCAGCACGCTGAGGTGAGACGGAGAGAACCACTGCCGGGTAACGTCTAACAGTTGTCTGAATACTGGATATTTTTATTTCCCTGTAGAATAATGCAAAGGTGGCGGTTTTGGGAGCATCGGGTGGAATCGGACAGCCGCTCTCCCTCCTGCTGAAGAACAGTCCTTTGGTGAGCGAGTTGTCTCTGTACGATATCGCTCACACTCCCGGAGTCGCCGCAGACCTCAGCCACATCGAGACTAGAGCCAAGGTCACGGGTACaggaaatatagaaatatgaCATTCTGATGTTTATTAATTCAACATTTAATGACATCGACTCAAGATTTATTCAGAATGATTTAACAGCTGTGTCATAGGCTAAtaatatgggtgtgtgtgtgtaggttataTTGGAGCTGATCAGCTGGGTGCGGCTCTAAAAGGATGTGAAGTGGTGGTTATTCCTGCCGGAGTTCCCCGTAaacctggtgtgtttttttttgattAGTTATACTGGTGTAATACCAAAGACACTGAGTCTTGTCTTGTTTATGAAACCAACTAACCAAACATTGGATTTTATAGTCAGTTTAAATACTAAATTTCTTGTGTTCAAAGACTGTTAATTTCCTGTTTCTTCTTACTACTTTTATACTATGTGCCTGTAgtctttttcatcttcttccATCAGTTCCTCCTCTTGTTTGTACAGTGGTGCAGTTTTGCACATCTGCAGGAATAAACAGTTCTCTGTTCACCTGGACATTCTACAGTTTCTCCTTCTCTGTTAATACGGTGTGTTCGTGTGTTTCACAGGTATGACACGTGATGATCTGTTTAACACAAACGCCACCATCGTGGCCACTCTGGTTGACGCATGTGCCCGTAACTGCCCTGAGGCCATGATCTGCATCATCGCAAATCCTGTGAggaacctttttattttatttatatatcatacAACTTAATCAGTCCTCTTGCTTACCGCTGTAGTGAGGAAATGctccacaaacactacagcACAGTTCAGCACAATTGCGGAGTTGAATAAATGTAAGATAACACGGACACAATTAAGGATGATAATTACACACGGCTCTAAGGAGTAATAATTattaagtttgtgtgtgtgaatgaatgagttctTCTGTCGCTGTAGAGGTGTTAAACAGAGGTGTGGTGTTTTTCAGGTGAACTCCACCATCCCCATCACTGCAGAGGTGTTGAAGAAGTACGGTGTTTTCAACCCTAACAGAGTGTTTGGAGTCACCACGCTGGACATTGTCAGAGCAAACACCTTCGTTGCTGACCTCAAAGTCAGTCACATGTCGTGATGGGCGCTAAACACAGACCTGAATTTTATGATTAGTGTTTTAAAGATGTTTTAAGATCATTAAACATTCTTGTTTGTCTGCAGGGTCTCGATCCAGCTCGTGTCAATGTGCCTGTTATTGGAGGTCATGCTGGCAAAACCATCATCCCTCTGATTTCACAGGtaattagaaaataaagaaaacccTGGTGACTTCTGCATGTAGTAACAACCAAATCGAAAGCAACCAGCTGAGTTTCATTACAATCATTTCCCACTTGTTTATCTAACACCATAGCAATCACCCTAAAAACCAAAATTGTTATACAAGCAATGGCCAAGTAGCACTTCAGTAACCAACTTCAATATGTTGTATACTATTTGTTTTAAGACATCAACCTAGCTTTActaatttaacattaaacactgGCTGTTGGAAGATGCTTTCTCAGTGAATCTCTGTGATCAGTGCTGTAGGCATGTTGgtgtttatttcactgtgtcGATTAGATCTGATTGGTGTTGTGTTTGCCCCATGTAGTGCACTCCAAAGGTGGAGTTTCCTGCCGATCAGCTTTCGGCTTTGACTGAGAGAATTCAGGAGGCAGGAACTGAGGTGGTGAAGGCCAAGGCTGGAGCAGGTACAGATTCATTCActtaatttttcatttgttctCTGTGTTAATTGTATAGATACAGCACTGTAGTGTGTCTCCTGCAACAACATTTACATCAACATAGCTCGTGGTTATCTGCAGACCAACTTTTCCACTCGGGCCAAACAAAATCTTGTGATTTGTTCCCACTACCTCGGATGTTCTCTCTTCACTTTCAGCAGAACCTCAGCTTTTAAAACTCCAGCATTTTGTAGCTTTTAGATACTGCATTGTTGTAACTGTAATTGTCGACATTTTTTACTGACTGTATGAGGAAAACACTTTGAACAAAATGGCGTTTTGTTACTTACTACAGTCAcaataagtaaatattttttattatatttataatttaaagcAGATTCCAGTTCCACTAAAGACACAGACATAATCTAGTTATCATAGAAATGAAATCTCAACTTTCAGTGTATTTTCCTGCTTTCTTTTCTTAGTTATTTATACGAGTAGGTCATGACCGACTGGGAGATGCGGGCTGTTTAGGGATTCCATAGGGATattgatgtctgtgtgtgtgcgcatgcacaTTTCAGGTTCTGCCACCCTGTCGATGGCCTACGCTGGGGCTCGctttactttctctctccttgATGCCATGAACGGGAAAgagggagtggtggagtgtgcATTTGTGCGATCAGAGGAGACCGAGTGTAAATACTTCTCCACGCCTCTGCTGCTCGgggtatgacacacacacacacacacacctgatcctcACTCAGCAGGCGTAAAGAGAAAGACACAATTAaacttcctctcctcttctgtgtgtttcagaAAAACGGCATTGAGAAGAACCTGGGTCTGGGGAAGCTCTCTGCATTCGAGGAGAAGCTCgtgtctgaagctctggctGAGCTCAAGGGTTCCATCAAGAAAGGAGAAGATTTTGTGGCCAACTTGAAGCTGTGAGCGTCTGAAACTCTGTACACCAAAAGTctctatttataaaaaaaaaaaaatcaaaatttgTGACATGGCATCTGATTTTCCTCCTGACTGAAGAGCTGCGACTCGGATCATCAATAAACAGTCTGCATCTCCAACTTCATGCACACACgtgttttttacatttctgtctgtGCAGACACTGATCATGATGTGCTGATTAAATGTCTGTATTGATCCagtttaaatcaaataaaaaaatattaagagAACTAATCAATGACTGTACAGTGCAGTaatattcatcacacacacctcactgcttTAGTGTAAATGCAGTAATGAAAGTGTTGTATAATAAAGAGAACATTTATTCTGAATGATCCGTTTAGTGTTTTATAAttcactgagatcagactgatgtcCTGTTTAGGGTTACAGcctgactcttttttttttcttttatcagaGATCAGTCGACTCCTCCACTCTCATTTCACAAATGACTCACTGCTCGGTTCATTCTTTACCGGAACCGACTCGGAATCATCCTGCTGTGCCAAATGACTCAGGTGTTGATTAGCTTCACAGAATTCGTCCTGACTGCACCATAGGTGATAAATTGGCGACACAAAATCAACTATATGTTATTTTTGTACAATATACTGAAGAAACGTTCTTCTTTTCAACATGAATCACTCTTCAGAAATACGAGTCGGTTCACTAAACAAGCCCCGAACCATAGATCACTAGTCCACTAAAATCCTGCGATTTAACACCACACTGACGAGGAAAGAGCTCTTCCTGAAGAAGGAATACAGAAAAATGAACAATTCATCATAACAGTTCAGTTTGAGTGAAATCTGTAAAATAATCACAAGGAAActtatgaaaaaaagaagaattaaaGCGCAGAAGTAGAAAGCTCGTCTCTGATTGGTTAGCCAGTCATCTCAGAGGAATGTACATTAATTGATGTACTTTAATAAATCCCCACATAACGCAATTGCCATTGTATCCTTAAATAAGGCTGGaaaaactagtgaaaaaaatcaaaatgtttatttttccaaaCGTTTggttaatttgtttaatttttgagCGGTGAGAGAAATCCACGTGATTAAATTGTTTCTCTCTAATTGGTCAGTTACAGGAAATTGTCCACAAGAGGGCGCTCTGGACTAGTAATGTCACCCCAAATAGATTGTATCATGGAGAGACAAGTCGAGCGCTCAGGTGACCGGAAATCCAACCAGTCACGTGGTAACGTCCCGATGGGCTCGAGCAGGGATCTGGGCTAGCAATTAAGCCGCATTTCCGGTTTGTCTCGTGTCGGCTTTGAATTGTAAACAGCGCGGGTTTGGCTATGCCTGCTATACCGGAGGAGCGATCGCGCGTGCTGGCGGTGGTGCGCGCGCTGAAAGCCATCGGTGTGCGCGTGAGGAACTGGAAGAGCTTCCTGCACGGAGAGAAAACACCTGAGCAGGTAGAACAGAGCTCAGTCCGGTGTCCTCACTTCCACACTCAAGTCTTGTGTTTCATCTTAAGGCTTTCATTTccccaaatacacacataaacacacacacacacacacacacactgcacacagtggGACATTATCTGGGTCCAGATGATTGTGAGAAAGCTTCACGAGCTTCACAGAACAT encodes:
- the ska2 gene encoding spindle and kinetochore-associated protein 2, with protein sequence METAVDKLEAMFQKAEADIEYVEKRLKFDFMTSARENGTAEGNPVQLLESLAAIKTRHAALCTQMEEIAAEQKRSMDSIRSHLNTTVKLVEELQNTTDTQVPPLTQEEQEARDSLCSSVTALSIQVPSEAHTLQESNSQEKCRDDVKDVEFEAVPLSVRGNLKLCDLNALYTQLTEHFSSEKNRAPLSLQKMRKSNMRVSEAAIKTLQHLGLIKLDKKGSVSLSSAH
- the mdh2 gene encoding malate dehydrogenase, mitochondrial, whose translation is MFSRIARPSASLARCLSTTAQNNAKVAVLGASGGIGQPLSLLLKNSPLVSELSLYDIAHTPGVAADLSHIETRAKVTGYIGADQLGAALKGCEVVVIPAGVPRKPGMTRDDLFNTNATIVATLVDACARNCPEAMICIIANPVNSTIPITAEVLKKYGVFNPNRVFGVTTLDIVRANTFVADLKGLDPARVNVPVIGGHAGKTIIPLISQCTPKVEFPADQLSALTERIQEAGTEVVKAKAGAGSATLSMAYAGARFTFSLLDAMNGKEGVVECAFVRSEETECKYFSTPLLLGKNGIEKNLGLGKLSAFEEKLVSEALAELKGSIKKGEDFVANLKL